One part of the Muntiacus reevesi chromosome 18, mMunRee1.1, whole genome shotgun sequence genome encodes these proteins:
- the PIMREG gene encoding protein PIMREG isoform X1: MASRWPAVGVSLRRSSLQNQERLEESEALQPVASHPDTSSGALGSLCRQFQRRLPLRAVSLNLGVGHSWKRLETPEPGQQGLQAAARSAKSTLGAMSQKIQESCQSGTKWLVETQVKARRRKRGAQKGSSPPARSLSQRSTRLSVAAPALSTLDPWKKEYHHLSAQMGPHAHPWRRSRREAAFRSPYSSAERLCSPSESDSDLEPVGAGIRHLQKVSQELDEAIVAEDRKQAMADHHALTPRIHTSREFLEDPGAGGAPELPQTRT; this comes from the exons ATGGCTTCTCGGTGGCCAGCCGTAGGGGTTTCCCTGCGTCGGAGTTCTCTTCAGAACCAGGAGCGGTTGGAGGAGAGCGAGGCCCTGCAGCCTGTGGCCAGCCACCCGGACACCTCCAGCGGggccctgggctccctgtgcAGACAGTTCCAGAGGCGGCTGCCCCTGAGAGCAGTCAGCCTCAACCTCGGGGTGGGCCACTCCTGGAAACGCCTGGAAACCCCAGAGCCAGGGCAGCAGGGCCTCCAGGCTGCAGCTCGCTCAGCTAAGAGCACCTTGGGTGCCATGTCCCAG AAGATCCAGGAGTCCTGCCAAAGTGGCACCAAGTGGCTGGTGGAAACCCAGGTGAAagccaggaggaggaagagaggggcCCAGAAGGGCAGTAGCCCCCCAGCTCGCAGTCTGAGCCAGAGGAGCACCAGGTTATCTGTGGCCGCCCCTGCCCTCTCAACCCTGGATCCCTGGAAGAAAGAGTACCACCACCTCTCTGCCCAGATGGGCCCCCATGCCCACCCTTGGCGACGGTCCAGGAGGGAGGCTGCCTTTCGGAGCCCCTACTCCTCGGCAGAGCGCCTCTGCTCCCCTAG CGAGTCTGACAGTGACCTGGAGCCTGTGGGGGCAGGAATCCGGCATCTCCAGAAGGTGTCCCAAGAGCTAGATGAGGCCATCGTAGCAGAGGACAG GAAGCAAGCCATGGCTGACCACCATGCCCTCACACCCAGGATCCACACCTCCCGGGAGTTCCTGGAGGACCCAGGAGCTGGTGGTGCCCCTGAGCTGCCACAAACAAGGACGTGA
- the PIMREG gene encoding protein PIMREG isoform X2 has product MASRWPAVGVSLRRSSLQNQERLEESEALQPVASHPDTSSGALGSLCRQFQRRLPLRAVSLNLGVGHSWKRLETPEPGQQGLQAAARSAKSTLGAMSQKIQESCQSGTKWLVETQVKARRRKRGAQKGSSPPARSLSQRSTRLSVAAPALSTLDPWKKEYHHLSAQMGPHAHPWRRSRREAAFRSPYSSAERLCSPSESDSDLEPVGAGIRHLQKVSQELDEAIVAEDSGDMTVSLIRD; this is encoded by the exons ATGGCTTCTCGGTGGCCAGCCGTAGGGGTTTCCCTGCGTCGGAGTTCTCTTCAGAACCAGGAGCGGTTGGAGGAGAGCGAGGCCCTGCAGCCTGTGGCCAGCCACCCGGACACCTCCAGCGGggccctgggctccctgtgcAGACAGTTCCAGAGGCGGCTGCCCCTGAGAGCAGTCAGCCTCAACCTCGGGGTGGGCCACTCCTGGAAACGCCTGGAAACCCCAGAGCCAGGGCAGCAGGGCCTCCAGGCTGCAGCTCGCTCAGCTAAGAGCACCTTGGGTGCCATGTCCCAG AAGATCCAGGAGTCCTGCCAAAGTGGCACCAAGTGGCTGGTGGAAACCCAGGTGAAagccaggaggaggaagagaggggcCCAGAAGGGCAGTAGCCCCCCAGCTCGCAGTCTGAGCCAGAGGAGCACCAGGTTATCTGTGGCCGCCCCTGCCCTCTCAACCCTGGATCCCTGGAAGAAAGAGTACCACCACCTCTCTGCCCAGATGGGCCCCCATGCCCACCCTTGGCGACGGTCCAGGAGGGAGGCTGCCTTTCGGAGCCCCTACTCCTCGGCAGAGCGCCTCTGCTCCCCTAG CGAGTCTGACAGTGACCTGGAGCCTGTGGGGGCAGGAATCCGGCATCTCCAGAAGGTGTCCCAAGAGCTAGATGAGGCCATCGTAGCAGAGGACAG TGGCGACATGACTGTTTCTCTCATCCGAGACTGA